A window of the Isosphaera pallida ATCC 43644 genome harbors these coding sequences:
- a CDS encoding DUF1559 domain-containing protein: MTCCPVSLPGRVRAAFTLIELLVAVAIIAGLIALLLPAVQAAREAARRTQCVNNLKQIGLALHNYHAIHDTLPPGRVRSRVEGLGLVYSGFAMILPQLDQGPLYNGINFHLNADRGIGLRENLTARATRLSVFLCPSDTSSDADRPDQAPTNYVQNTGERHSVIDNSGPLYENSRVRMADVLDGSSQLAVVSEVARSSLIRANDVIELGSIQILSYEQSCAPNGPPRAAARGNRWIYGAPNHTMYSHHRPPNDPRPDCRGGVPFGDRTNAEWDRLSLDSAARSLHPGGVNTLFLDGSVRFVSNGVNPLIWRALGTRAGGEVVSSDW, from the coding sequence ATGACGTGTTGTCCAGTCTCTTTGCCCGGTCGGGTTCGAGCGGCGTTTACGTTGATCGAGTTGCTCGTTGCCGTGGCCATCATCGCTGGTTTGATCGCGCTGTTGCTGCCGGCGGTTCAAGCGGCCCGCGAGGCGGCGCGACGGACCCAGTGCGTCAACAACCTCAAACAAATCGGCCTGGCGCTGCACAACTACCACGCGATCCACGACACCTTGCCGCCAGGACGGGTGCGGAGCCGGGTCGAGGGGTTGGGGTTGGTGTACAGCGGATTTGCCATGATCCTGCCGCAACTGGATCAAGGTCCCCTCTACAATGGGATCAACTTTCATCTCAACGCCGATCGCGGGATCGGGCTGCGGGAAAATCTGACCGCGCGGGCGACCCGCTTGAGCGTGTTCCTTTGTCCTAGCGATACCTCCTCCGACGCCGACCGGCCCGATCAAGCCCCCACCAACTATGTGCAGAACACCGGCGAACGGCATTCGGTCATCGACAACTCGGGACCGCTGTACGAGAACTCGCGGGTGCGAATGGCCGACGTTTTGGACGGCTCCTCTCAGCTGGCGGTCGTCAGCGAGGTCGCCCGCTCGTCCTTGATCCGCGCCAACGACGTGATCGAGCTAGGATCAATTCAAATTCTCTCGTATGAACAAAGCTGCGCCCCAAATGGTCCGCCTCGGGCCGCGGCTCGGGGCAATCGTTGGATTTACGGCGCGCCGAATCATACGATGTACTCCCATCACCGTCCGCCCAACGATCCTCGGCCCGACTGTCGCGGCGGGGTTCCCTTCGGCGATCGGACCAACGCCGAATGGGATCGCCTCTCGCTGGATTCGGCAGCGCGGAGTTTGCACCCCGGCGGGGTCAACACCCTTTTTCTAGATGGCTCAGTGCGGTTTGTATCCAACGGAGTCAATCCCTTGATTTGGCGCGCCTTGGGGACACGGGCCGGTGGCGAGGTGGTGAGCTCCGATTGGTGA
- a CDS encoding multiheme c-type cytochrome, whose product MSFSSTEPPPGDSIPTFRVEPHPPLVRASASARVKRPYVPAIGPKLRVLLLVVLAGVALLGANSVYLVSVTILNAVVGSGHETFFYYMMFAAHLALGSLLFLPFAAFAGIHLVTAWRRSNKAAVRYGLALLAASLVIIVTGFILWRNELYEVRDPHTREVAYWLHVLAPLAAVGLYVAHRMAGPRIQWRYVRLWAGTVAAFVVAMSFLHTLDPRQYRVVQPKEGLAYFHPSSARTATGNFIPAETLMMDHYCLECHKDSYDGWFHSAHHFSSFNNKAYLFSVRETRQVALERDGNTKAARFCAGCHDPVPFFSGEFDDPNYDDVNTKSSQAGITCTSCHAITQVHSTRGNADYTIEEPQHYPFAFSDNPFLKWVNHTLVKAKPEMHKRTFLKDIHKDSNFCSTCHKVHLPFALNEYKDFLRGQNHHDSHLLSGVSGHGARSFYYPDKAMGKCADCHMNRVVSNDFGARDYDGDGQREIHNHLFLGANTGLATIRGRKDIARIHENYLKEKKVRIDIFGLRAGGDIEGELLAPLRPNIPTIEPGASYLVEVVVRTLAIGHHFSQGTTDSNEIWVELVARTPDGRVIGHSGGLDDAGRVDPLAHFINVYMLDNQGNRIDRRNAGDIFTPLYNKQIPPGASQVVHFALDVPPDLNQPIELEAKVHYRKFDRTYLDYIFGPGNGPTLPIVEMARDRVVLTVRGGPEAVNEPCPIPEANHWQRWNDYGIGLFLSGNDMGGQKGQLKQAEEAFQQVAALGKVDGYVNLARVYIREGRIPDARAALAAATNHPQKPYPWVITWLNAQINERNGYLDEAIRDYEAVLNTRDESRGFDFSWDYEVNNALATALYNRARQEPLTGGRRLEFLERSIARSRHTLSLDSENVAAHYNLGLAYSEWVRATERESGSALSTTTRSVRGGSNEAIDTQTLEDLIVVVNDDKATLETRGAAARRLSEAIPVWLNGPRPEVGSRMSILLEAQAALEKANALEPLRLETARALASVHKAQHHIYKPDETAEGRAIARARARDKAGDQNAQSIVIHPLHHNWGLPTTAPVSPQPEPPLVGDDE is encoded by the coding sequence ATGTCGTTTTCCTCAACCGAGCCGCCTCCGGGCGATTCGATCCCGACGTTCCGCGTCGAACCTCATCCCCCCTTGGTCCGTGCGTCGGCTTCTGCTCGCGTCAAGCGTCCCTATGTCCCGGCGATTGGTCCCAAACTGCGCGTGTTGCTGCTTGTGGTTCTGGCCGGTGTGGCACTGCTGGGAGCGAATAGTGTTTATCTAGTTAGCGTCACGATCCTGAATGCTGTTGTGGGAAGTGGTCATGAAACCTTCTTCTATTACATGATGTTCGCGGCCCACCTGGCCCTGGGCAGCCTACTCTTCCTACCGTTCGCCGCATTCGCGGGTATTCACCTGGTGACCGCCTGGCGACGCTCCAACAAAGCGGCCGTGCGGTACGGTCTGGCCCTGTTGGCCGCCTCGCTCGTCATCATCGTCACCGGCTTCATTCTTTGGCGCAACGAACTCTACGAGGTGCGTGATCCCCACACCCGTGAAGTGGCCTACTGGCTGCATGTGCTGGCCCCTCTGGCGGCGGTAGGTCTCTACGTGGCGCACCGCATGGCGGGACCCCGCATCCAATGGCGCTATGTTCGTCTCTGGGCAGGTACGGTGGCCGCCTTTGTGGTGGCCATGAGCTTCCTCCACACTTTAGACCCGCGTCAGTACCGTGTGGTTCAACCCAAGGAGGGACTGGCTTATTTTCACCCTTCCTCAGCACGCACTGCCACCGGCAACTTCATCCCCGCCGAAACCCTCATGATGGACCACTACTGTCTGGAGTGTCACAAAGACTCCTATGACGGCTGGTTCCACTCCGCCCACCACTTCAGTTCTTTCAACAACAAGGCCTACCTCTTCAGCGTCCGCGAAACCCGCCAGGTCGCGTTGGAACGCGACGGCAACACCAAAGCCGCCCGCTTCTGCGCCGGGTGTCACGACCCAGTGCCGTTCTTCTCTGGCGAATTCGATGACCCCAACTACGACGATGTGAACACCAAAAGCAGCCAGGCAGGGATCACCTGCACCTCCTGCCACGCGATCACCCAGGTTCACTCCACCCGGGGCAACGCCGACTACACTATCGAGGAACCTCAACACTATCCCTTCGCCTTCAGCGACAACCCGTTCCTCAAGTGGGTCAATCACACCCTGGTCAAAGCCAAGCCAGAAATGCACAAACGCACGTTTCTTAAAGACATCCACAAAGACTCGAACTTTTGCTCGACTTGCCATAAAGTCCACCTTCCCTTCGCGCTCAACGAATACAAGGACTTCCTTCGAGGACAAAACCACCACGACTCCCACCTGCTTTCCGGGGTCTCGGGACATGGAGCCCGCAGCTTCTACTACCCCGACAAGGCGATGGGCAAGTGTGCTGATTGTCATATGAATCGCGTCGTTTCCAACGATTTCGGAGCACGCGACTACGACGGCGACGGTCAGCGCGAGATCCACAACCACCTGTTTCTCGGGGCCAATACCGGCCTGGCCACCATCCGCGGGCGCAAGGACATCGCCCGCATTCATGAAAACTACCTCAAAGAGAAGAAAGTCCGCATTGACATTTTCGGACTTCGCGCTGGAGGGGACATCGAGGGCGAACTGCTCGCTCCGCTTCGCCCAAACATTCCCACCATTGAGCCGGGTGCCTCCTACCTGGTCGAGGTCGTGGTGCGAACCCTAGCGATCGGCCACCACTTCTCCCAAGGAACCACCGACTCCAACGAAATCTGGGTGGAATTGGTCGCCCGCACCCCCGATGGCCGCGTCATCGGTCATTCCGGCGGCCTGGACGACGCCGGACGGGTCGATCCCCTGGCGCACTTTATTAATGTTTACATGCTTGACAACCAAGGCAATCGCATCGACCGCCGCAACGCCGGCGATATTTTCACTCCGCTTTACAACAAGCAGATTCCACCGGGAGCCAGTCAGGTCGTTCACTTCGCGTTGGACGTGCCTCCCGACCTGAATCAGCCGATCGAACTCGAGGCCAAGGTGCATTATCGCAAGTTCGACCGGACGTATCTAGATTACATTTTCGGTCCCGGCAACGGTCCCACACTGCCGATCGTTGAAATGGCCCGCGACCGCGTGGTTCTGACAGTTCGGGGTGGCCCCGAAGCGGTCAACGAACCGTGTCCGATTCCCGAAGCCAACCACTGGCAGCGCTGGAACGACTACGGAATTGGCTTGTTCCTCTCCGGAAACGATATGGGCGGCCAAAAAGGCCAACTCAAACAGGCCGAGGAGGCGTTCCAACAGGTCGCCGCCCTAGGCAAAGTCGATGGATACGTCAACCTCGCGCGAGTGTACATCCGCGAAGGACGTATTCCCGACGCCCGCGCTGCTCTAGCGGCTGCGACCAACCACCCGCAGAAGCCGTATCCCTGGGTCATCACCTGGCTCAACGCTCAGATCAACGAACGCAACGGCTATCTCGACGAGGCCATCCGCGACTACGAGGCAGTCCTCAACACCCGCGACGAGTCCCGCGGCTTCGACTTCAGCTGGGATTATGAAGTGAACAACGCATTGGCCACCGCCTTGTACAACCGGGCCCGCCAGGAACCACTCACCGGTGGCCGTCGTCTGGAGTTCCTGGAGCGTTCGATCGCCCGCTCGCGACACACGCTCAGCCTCGATTCAGAGAATGTCGCGGCCCACTACAACCTCGGCCTAGCCTACTCCGAATGGGTCCGCGCGACCGAGCGGGAGTCAGGAAGCGCGCTGTCCACAACGACCCGTTCCGTTCGAGGCGGCTCCAACGAAGCGATCGATACCCAGACGCTTGAAGATCTGATTGTAGTGGTCAACGACGACAAGGCGACGCTTGAAACCCGTGGCGCGGCCGCGCGGCGGCTGTCCGAAGCGATCCCGGTCTGGCTCAACGGCCCAAGGCCCGAAGTGGGAAGTCGGATGTCCATCCTTCTGGAAGCTCAAGCGGCCCTCGAAAAAGCCAATGCCCTCGAACCGCTTAGGCTGGAGACCGCGCGGGCACTGGCCTCGGTCCACAAAGCGCAACATCACATCTACAAGCCCGATGAAACCGCCGAAGGTCGCGCCATTGCCCGAGCGCGGGCCCGCGACAAGGCGGGCGATCAAAACGCTCAATCCATTGTAATCCATCCGCTTCATCATAACTGGGGCCTCCCCACAACTGCTCCAGTTTCCCCCCAACCCGAACCCCCTCTTGTGGGAGACGATGAATGA
- the waaF gene encoding lipopolysaccharide heptosyltransferase II, whose amino-acid sequence MVAFPLLEAAPKRKRSRSVETGLAFGRVAPLITLKPRRVVLIKPSSLGDVVHALPVLGALKRLWPEAAFDWVVARGLRGLVDGHPDLDGVIPFDRPRFKLNRAGWTELRQLACELRSRRFDVTIDLQGLLRSGLMAWATGAPVRIGLQDAREGSRWSHTHTVAIPPDVTHAVDRLMLVPRLLARLQGSPPPGPPRFHPPIGPEQAAWADHLLANCPRPILAYNPGARWQTKRWPPERFAETARLLHQEFGGTILLIGANDDRPLVDRLLAHLATPPNDSHRLLASVVNVVGQTTLNQLAALLARCDLVVSNDTGPLHLAVACGAPVVGVFTCTDPERTGPYGPRAITVLTRVSCAKSLLKTCPTTHCFHELTAQRVAAAARRMLTTPVLPQAASLGGDPTASIP is encoded by the coding sequence ATGGTGGCGTTCCCTTTGCTTGAGGCCGCGCCGAAGCGAAAGCGATCCCGAAGCGTTGAAACCGGTCTGGCTTTCGGTCGGGTCGCCCCCCTGATCACACTCAAACCGCGGCGGGTGGTCCTGATCAAGCCAAGCTCGCTGGGCGACGTGGTTCACGCCCTGCCTGTCCTGGGCGCGTTGAAGCGTCTTTGGCCTGAGGCCGCCTTCGACTGGGTCGTGGCCCGTGGTCTACGCGGTCTGGTCGACGGCCATCCCGACCTCGACGGGGTCATTCCGTTCGATCGTCCCCGCTTCAAGCTCAACCGCGCAGGCTGGACAGAACTTCGCCAACTGGCTTGCGAACTCCGATCGCGTCGCTTTGATGTGACGATCGACCTCCAGGGTCTCCTTCGTTCCGGCCTCATGGCCTGGGCCACAGGCGCTCCGGTGCGGATCGGTCTGCAAGACGCCCGCGAAGGTTCGCGCTGGAGCCACACACACACCGTGGCGATCCCTCCCGACGTGACCCACGCGGTCGATCGCTTGATGCTGGTTCCGCGTCTGCTAGCGCGCCTTCAAGGAAGCCCGCCCCCCGGTCCACCGCGGTTCCATCCTCCCATCGGCCCGGAACAGGCTGCGTGGGCCGACCACCTGTTGGCCAACTGCCCCCGACCGATCCTGGCCTACAACCCCGGCGCTCGCTGGCAAACCAAACGCTGGCCCCCCGAGCGTTTCGCCGAAACCGCGCGGCTGCTCCACCAGGAATTCGGCGGCACCATCCTACTGATCGGCGCGAACGACGACCGGCCCCTCGTCGATCGTTTACTCGCTCACCTCGCCACCCCGCCCAACGACTCCCACCGTCTGCTCGCAAGCGTGGTCAATGTCGTAGGACAAACCACCCTGAACCAGCTAGCCGCACTGTTGGCACGCTGCGACCTGGTCGTGTCCAACGACACCGGCCCGCTTCACCTGGCGGTCGCCTGCGGCGCTCCGGTCGTAGGGGTCTTCACCTGCACCGACCCCGAACGAACCGGCCCCTACGGACCTCGGGCCATCACCGTCCTAACGCGGGTCTCCTGCGCCAAGAGTCTTTTGAAGACCTGTCCCACCACGCATTGCTTTCATGAGTTGACCGCCCAACGAGTGGCCGCCGCCGCCCGCCGGATGCTCACGACTCCGGTCCTTCCCCAAGCCGCTTCTCTCGGTGGTGATCCAACCGCGTCGATCCCCTGA
- a CDS encoding beta-ribofuranosylaminobenzene 5'-phosphate synthase family protein, whose product MNPSPRRVRIETGARLHFGLLARGPTAPRHHGGLGMMIDQPGLVLTAETIASPPPTPTPPHARTHAEAAPFHVIVEALASAALPQPSGFGSCAPDDLNVWAARLDATARRVVRTAGLPLAGVRLRLERAPIPHIGLGSGTQLGLAVACALATLSGLDPSGIGVATLARWSGRGLRSGVGAHGFEHGGLIVDGGHPNLRDGDRPETDRFPTIAPLLSRLVPSNNWRVILARPERLASGRHGQDEADTFARLPPIPRSQTDAWCGLVLLELLPAIVEGDLPRFGAALSRLQREVGDSFATEQAGGAWAGVESHRLAKRLEALGLVGVGQSSWGPTLYGFTTADSSIAQLDDSALADALGLPTGWAMRTRPLNQGARVIIEA is encoded by the coding sequence ATGAACCCGTCCCCTCGCCGGGTTCGGATCGAGACCGGCGCTCGGCTTCATTTCGGCCTGCTGGCGCGGGGGCCGACGGCCCCTCGACATCATGGCGGGCTCGGCATGATGATCGACCAACCAGGCTTGGTTCTCACCGCCGAGACAATCGCCTCACCCCCCCCCACCCCTACCCCACCCCACGCTCGAACCCACGCTGAGGCCGCCCCTTTTCATGTGATCGTCGAGGCCTTGGCCTCCGCGGCGTTGCCACAGCCCTCTGGGTTTGGCTCATGCGCCCCCGACGACTTGAACGTCTGGGCTGCCCGACTGGACGCCACGGCACGGCGAGTCGTCCGCACGGCGGGATTGCCCTTGGCGGGTGTGCGACTTCGGTTGGAGCGCGCGCCGATTCCCCACATTGGTCTGGGATCCGGCACGCAACTGGGATTGGCGGTCGCGTGCGCTTTGGCCACACTGAGCGGGTTGGATCCCAGCGGAATCGGGGTTGCGACGCTGGCCCGCTGGTCCGGACGGGGATTACGGTCGGGTGTGGGCGCGCATGGGTTTGAACATGGTGGCTTGATCGTAGACGGTGGACATCCCAACCTACGCGACGGCGATCGTCCCGAAACGGACCGGTTCCCAACAATCGCTCCCCTTTTGAGTCGTCTGGTTCCATCGAACAACTGGCGGGTGATTCTAGCGCGTCCCGAGCGGCTCGCGTCGGGCCGTCACGGCCAGGACGAAGCCGACACCTTCGCACGTCTCCCTCCCATCCCACGGTCACAAACCGACGCTTGGTGTGGTCTCGTATTGCTGGAGTTGTTGCCCGCGATCGTCGAAGGCGATCTGCCCCGCTTCGGCGCAGCGCTAAGCCGCCTTCAACGCGAGGTGGGAGACAGCTTCGCCACCGAACAGGCCGGAGGAGCATGGGCGGGAGTCGAGTCGCACCGCCTGGCGAAGCGGCTGGAGGCTCTGGGGTTAGTGGGCGTTGGACAAAGCTCCTGGGGACCAACCCTGTACGGGTTCACTACCGCCGATTCATCGATCGCTCAGTTAGACGACTCCGCCCTGGCCGACGCCCTTGGTCTTCCGACCGGCTGGGCGATGCGGACGCGGCCCCTCAACCAAGGTGCGCGGGTGATAATCGAAGCGTGA
- a CDS encoding alpha/beta hydrolase family protein has translation MPGVVWGLLSVAFVLTVDGPKKAAVALEPNGGSVAEAADSSTNASEPGAALIRGRARFIPSDRETTEVGELFRLGPAEFDYTMKKTRETADLTVWRVTFPSPLPSPLPENNVVPLDYFAPKVPAPGGADRRPAVVVLHILGADFALSRYLCARLAQRGVAAAFLQLPYYGDRRPPGGDQRFLSADIERSVAAMRQGVCDVRYAVAWLAQRPEVDPERLGVAGISLGGIISSLVAANDPHVREGAFLLAGGGLDDILWDMPEREARLYKRKWLELGRTKADLTQLTSSYDPLTYASRLKGKRLLMIAGNVDEVVPAESAQRLWDAAGRPPIRWLDCGHYSAAAYLLPEMRNVVEFFVEGPYAPPRPPILGNPPPPMSHSIGRE, from the coding sequence ATGCCGGGAGTGGTCTGGGGATTGTTGAGCGTGGCGTTTGTGTTGACGGTGGACGGCCCCAAGAAAGCGGCAGTCGCTTTGGAACCCAACGGTGGTTCAGTCGCCGAAGCCGCTGATTCTTCAACAAACGCGAGCGAGCCAGGAGCCGCGTTGATTCGAGGTCGGGCGCGGTTCATCCCGTCCGACCGCGAGACTACCGAGGTTGGGGAGCTGTTCCGCTTAGGGCCCGCCGAGTTCGACTACACCATGAAGAAAACCCGCGAGACTGCCGACTTGACCGTTTGGCGGGTCACGTTTCCCTCGCCGTTGCCGTCGCCGCTGCCGGAAAACAACGTGGTGCCGCTGGATTACTTCGCCCCCAAGGTTCCCGCGCCAGGGGGAGCGGATCGGCGTCCGGCGGTGGTGGTGTTGCACATTCTAGGGGCGGATTTCGCGTTATCCCGCTATCTTTGCGCCCGGTTGGCTCAGCGAGGGGTCGCGGCGGCTTTTCTGCAACTGCCCTACTACGGGGATCGGCGTCCTCCCGGGGGCGATCAGCGGTTCCTATCGGCCGACATCGAGCGTTCGGTGGCAGCCATGAGGCAGGGGGTCTGCGATGTCCGCTATGCCGTGGCTTGGTTGGCTCAACGTCCTGAGGTCGATCCCGAGCGTCTGGGGGTCGCGGGAATCAGCTTGGGAGGGATCATCTCCTCGTTGGTGGCCGCCAACGACCCCCACGTGCGCGAAGGGGCCTTTCTGCTAGCCGGGGGGGGCCTGGACGACATTCTTTGGGACATGCCCGAACGCGAAGCTCGCCTCTACAAACGCAAATGGCTGGAGTTGGGCCGCACCAAAGCCGACCTGACCCAATTGACCTCCTCTTATGATCCGCTCACTTATGCGTCCCGCCTCAAAGGCAAACGCCTCCTCATGATCGCCGGCAACGTCGATGAGGTCGTGCCCGCTGAGAGCGCCCAACGCCTTTGGGACGCCGCCGGCCGCCCCCCCATCCGCTGGTTGGATTGCGGTCACTACTCCGCCGCCGCCTACCTCCTGCCTGAAATGCGGAACGTGGTCGAGTTCTTCGTCGAAGGGCCCTACGCCCCTCCCCGCCCTCCGATTCTAGGCAATCCTCCCCCTCCCATGTCTCATTCAATCGGTCGTGAGTGA
- a CDS encoding CRTAC1 family protein, which yields MTSALPRLGRLHASVTVSAACVEPVFPLRGWFVSTALALGMVALGCSEPTAPPILPEVIVPTAPEQVATETLPKVKFTEITTESGVTFVHTSAMTGRKLLPETMGSGVAVFDFDNDGDQDLLFINQTFWPEDRHPDQPLPTQCLYANDGTGRFTDVTESAGLAVSVFGQGVAVGDYDNDGYLDVYITTLEGGLLFRNQGNGTFVNVTGTAGVGSEGWMSSAAFFDFNNDGLLDLFVCRYLDWNPRDDLEQNFQLAGTGKGRAYGPPTAFKGTLCLLFRNNGDGTFTDVSEAAGVQIKTLDAQVPFGKALGVAPYDIDGDGFVDLAVANDTVPNFLLHNRGDGTFEEIGTLAGVAFDQQGRARGAMGIDWADFRNDGTLGLAIGNFANEMTALYVSDDPSTLQFADLANIFGLGAPTQPPLKFGLFFFDYDLDGRQDLLMTNGHLENEISKVQASETYAQSAQLYWNSGKPGRTLFTLVSSDVIGPDLYEPIVGRGSAYGDFDGDGDLDVVFTASGGPAKLYRNEGGNANRFLRLRLIGGPGSNRDAIGARLELTTTDGVTQRRQHFPAKGYLSSVEFPITFGLGPEASVERLVIRWPSGKVTSYDGSVLEANRVHTLKEADVSPSTSTE from the coding sequence ATGACCTCTGCCCTCCCCCGCCTCGGCCGCCTCCACGCCTCCGTGACGGTCTCCGCAGCGTGCGTGGAGCCGGTGTTTCCATTGCGCGGCTGGTTTGTCTCGACCGCCTTGGCGCTGGGCATGGTCGCGTTGGGCTGCTCGGAACCAACCGCCCCGCCCATCCTCCCCGAGGTAATCGTCCCTACCGCGCCTGAACAAGTCGCCACCGAGACCCTCCCCAAGGTCAAATTTACCGAGATCACCACCGAATCGGGCGTCACCTTTGTTCACACCAGCGCGATGACCGGCCGCAAGCTGCTGCCCGAAACGATGGGGTCGGGCGTGGCCGTGTTCGACTTCGACAACGACGGCGACCAAGATCTTCTGTTCATCAATCAAACCTTCTGGCCGGAGGATCGCCATCCCGACCAGCCCCTTCCCACCCAATGTCTGTACGCCAACGACGGAACGGGACGGTTCACCGACGTCACCGAGTCGGCCGGTCTGGCAGTCTCGGTCTTCGGTCAAGGGGTCGCGGTGGGTGACTACGACAACGACGGTTACCTTGATGTTTACATCACTACCCTCGAAGGCGGTTTGTTGTTCCGCAACCAAGGCAACGGCACGTTCGTCAATGTCACGGGAACCGCCGGGGTTGGTTCGGAGGGCTGGATGTCGAGCGCGGCCTTCTTCGACTTTAATAACGATGGGCTGCTTGATCTATTTGTGTGTCGTTATCTCGACTGGAATCCGCGTGACGACCTCGAGCAGAATTTCCAACTTGCCGGCACGGGCAAAGGTCGGGCTTATGGCCCTCCCACCGCGTTCAAGGGGACGCTGTGTCTGCTCTTCCGCAATAATGGGGACGGGACATTTACGGATGTCTCAGAGGCCGCCGGGGTGCAGATCAAAACCCTCGACGCGCAGGTTCCCTTTGGCAAGGCGCTTGGGGTCGCGCCTTATGACATCGACGGAGATGGCTTCGTTGATTTGGCGGTGGCGAACGACACGGTGCCGAATTTCCTGCTGCACAACCGAGGGGACGGCACCTTCGAGGAAATCGGCACCTTGGCGGGGGTGGCTTTCGACCAGCAAGGACGGGCACGCGGGGCGATGGGGATTGACTGGGCCGACTTCCGCAACGACGGCACCCTGGGTCTGGCGATCGGCAACTTCGCCAACGAGATGACCGCGCTATACGTGTCGGACGACCCGTCCACCCTGCAATTCGCCGACCTCGCCAATATTTTCGGCTTGGGCGCTCCGACTCAGCCGCCACTCAAATTCGGTCTCTTCTTCTTTGACTACGATTTGGATGGGCGTCAAGACCTCTTGATGACGAATGGTCATCTTGAAAACGAGATCTCCAAAGTTCAAGCGAGCGAGACCTATGCTCAATCGGCTCAACTTTACTGGAACAGCGGCAAGCCAGGTCGAACGCTGTTCACTCTCGTGAGTTCCGACGTGATTGGTCCGGACCTCTACGAGCCGATTGTCGGGCGGGGCAGCGCCTACGGCGACTTCGACGGCGACGGCGACCTCGACGTGGTTTTCACCGCCAGCGGCGGCCCGGCTAAGCTCTACCGCAACGAGGGCGGCAACGCCAACCGCTTCCTTCGGCTTCGGCTGATCGGCGGTCCGGGTTCCAACCGCGACGCCATCGGGGCGCGTCTGGAACTGACCACGACCGACGGCGTCACCCAGCGCCGCCAGCACTTCCCGGCCAAGGGCTATCTTTCCTCCGTCGAGTTCCCGATCACATTCGGCCTAGGA
- the def gene encoding peptide deformylase, with protein sequence MSREAMRFDPSLLVEGRRRRPILWLGHPALRQTARVVEPSQLKTDAFRRLIGDMAQTLEDEGGVGLAGPQIGVDQRVILAGAFPSERDPSRPNHPVRAFINPVIVARSSQVGAAYEGCLSIPGILARVVRPHAVEIEYLDLNAMPRRLRAEGFLARVLQHEIDHLDGVLIVDHARSFGEIVSLDWVLSQMRGATSGGESSLSTETTTVSSEHGVSSSSASSSAATRAMSP encoded by the coding sequence ATGAGTCGAGAGGCGATGCGGTTTGACCCTTCGTTGCTTGTGGAGGGCCGCCGTCGCCGTCCGATACTTTGGCTGGGGCATCCGGCTCTTCGTCAGACGGCGCGGGTGGTGGAGCCGTCTCAGTTGAAGACCGACGCTTTTCGGCGCTTGATCGGCGACATGGCGCAGACATTGGAGGACGAGGGCGGGGTGGGATTGGCGGGGCCTCAGATCGGCGTAGATCAGCGGGTTATCCTGGCGGGCGCGTTTCCCAGCGAACGCGATCCATCGCGGCCCAACCATCCGGTGCGGGCCTTCATCAATCCGGTGATCGTGGCACGATCCTCCCAGGTCGGGGCGGCCTACGAGGGCTGCTTGAGTATCCCAGGCATCTTGGCGCGGGTGGTTCGACCCCATGCGGTAGAAATTGAATACCTTGACCTAAACGCGATGCCTCGGCGTCTTCGGGCCGAGGGGTTCCTGGCGCGGGTGTTGCAACACGAGATCGACCATCTTGACGGCGTGCTGATTGTGGATCACGCCCGCTCGTTTGGTGAAATCGTCTCGCTGGATTGGGTGTTGAGTCAGATGCGGGGCGCGACGTCCGGCGGCGAGTCCTCCTTGTCCACCGAGACCACGACGGTTTCCTCCGAACACGGGGTTTCTTCTTCATCCGCCTCTTCCTCCGCCGCGACGCGAGCGATGTCGCCATGA